The following DNA comes from Poecile atricapillus isolate bPoeAtr1 chromosome 30, bPoeAtr1.hap1, whole genome shotgun sequence.
CGTGGCCCCCGCGGGCGTCACGTGAGACCGGCAGCGTGGGCGGGGCACCCTGGTCACGTGATCGGGGGAACCGTGAGATGCAGGGGCGTGGGCGGAGGTGAGGCCACGCCCATTGTtccgcccccggccccaccCCTTGGCCCGTCACTCATTTCTCGGTCCCACCCCTCTCCCGGGCTCGGTCCcgcccccgcagccccccgggacccccggggtcaccccccattcccaggggtCACACCAGGGGGTCACCACCCCCATTGCTCATGGGGGTCCCGGGGCGACGCCCCCGCGGCGCTTCCACCTCCCCCGGCCCGAGGCGGCGGCTCCGGATGGGGCGGGAGGAGCGGCCGCAGGCGCGCGGGGCGAACGGGGTGCGGTTCGGGCTTGGGGTGCGCTCTGAGTCCGTGTGTGTGTGACCCCCGTGCAGACATGAGCCCCAAAAGCTGCCTCGGCTGCACCAAGTggttcctcttcctcctcaacCTCCTCTTCTTCGTGAGTGGGGCTGGAGGGATCTtggggggcaggagggagaggggggaaGTTGAAtttgggagggcaggggggagaTGCGGGACATACAACTTGGGGGGACTTGGGGGAGATGTGGGAACCTGGGGCTGACGAGACACGGGGCGACCTGGGAGGACCAACAATCTCCCAGTGTTTCTGGGCACCGGGGGTCCCGCATCTCCTGACCTGGGCTCCCCCCGGCCCCTGCAGTTCCTGGGCATATTCCTCCTCGCCTTCAGCTTTTGGCTTCTCTTCGACCGGCAGAGCTTTGCCACCGTGCTGGGTAAGGGACTCCCAAAGTGTGGGGTACCCCAAGACATGTGGCACCCCGAGCTGGGAGGCTCCCTGACCCCCCCCGCCGTGTCCCCCAGGGTCACCGCTGGTCAGCCTGAGGGTCTGGTCTTACGCCTTCTCTGGGGTTGGCATCGCCACAATGCTCCTCGGATTCCTGGGGTGCCTGGGGGCTCTCAAGGAGGTCAAGGTCATGCTGGGGCTGGTGAGCTGGGGGGCGTCGAGAGGGGTCACGGaactgggagggggctggggtAGCTGTGCTGCAACTTCCTGGGACAACCGCAGGGCCACGTGCTGCCACCACATCCTGTGCCTGGGGATCAGCAGTGGAGAATGAGGGGAACCCTCTGAGCTGCCCCGGGtactggggaggggctgggagggaggtcTGGTTGACTCCCACCTTCCCTGTTTATCCCAAAAGTATTTTGGGCTCCTGCTGCTACTCTTCACTGCCCAGATCACCGTGGCCATCATCGTGTACACGCAACGCACCACCGTGAGTGCAGGGGTGAACCCAGAGCTTGCGGGAGGACCCTGGGGTCGGAAGCGACCCTGGAGTCATGGGACAGTGATATGCCGATCCCCCTTCCCAGCTGGCTACAAAGGTGGCTGTCTACACAGAGGAGCTGATCCGGGGGTacccagcccagggaccacctggggacacccatgAGAGCTGGGACGCTGTCCAGCAACAGGTGAGATTCCCCAAAAGGACCCCAAAGCCACCCCACGGTCACCACACTGGCCCTCTGCCCCCCCAGCTCGGCTGCTGTGGCTGGAAAGGACCCCAGGACTGGGACCACCATGATGACGCcaccagggacagggacggggccattgcctgctcctgcctcagGGCACACAACAGCACCCACAAGACCCCATCGATGTTCCCCCACGGCCGCTGCCCCATGGCTGCCCTCCAGGACATCTTCCCCAGGGTGAGGCACGAGGGAATCTGGGGGTCCTGGAGCTCTGCGGGGCGCTCAAGGTGACCCCCAGTTGTCACCCCAgggctgcaaggagagggtcCAGACCTGGCTGGCTGGAAACCTGGTCACCATCGTGGGGGTGTGCATAGGCATCGGCCTGGGAGAGGTAGGGAGGATGCCCTGGGGCAGAGGGCTGAGCTGGGGGGGCCTGGGGGTGGTCGGAAGTCCGTGGGACCATAGGTTGggtgggctgggcagcagctggaggtgcCAGGGAGGGTTCAGGCGATGATCCGTGGGGAGCCAGGGGTTGGTGGGGATTCAGGGTGGCCAGAAGGGTCCGTGGGGCGTTCAGGGTGGCCGGGAGGGGGGTCAGGGGTCCGAGGAGTTCCGGGAGGGCTAATCCCACTCTCTACtcccagctcttccttctgATGCTGTCGATGTTCCTGGTCCGGAACCTGGACTCCCACTACGAGAAGCTGctgagggggctctgagggggccAGGGGGGCGTGGGGGGAAGCGCGGAGGGTTTTGTCCTTGAATAAAAGCCGTGGGGAAGCCGCGGAATCGAGACCGGACCGGGAGCGCGCGGCCCGCGTCGAGCGGCGCGTgccacgccccctccccgcTGGGTGGGAACGGCGCGCGcgaggccccgcccctttcctCCGCCGTGAGGCGATTCCCGCTCCCCCTCAGTCCCACGACGCTCCCGGGACGCCCAAGAAACCCCCGAGCCCCggctgtgccctgggacagCGGCGACACCGGAGCACCCCTGAACACGATGGCTGCAGAGGGTCCCTGCGCCCCGGGCGCTGTCATCCCCCTGCCAGGTGCGGGGACCATgagggagcggggcgggggggtAAGGCGCCGGGGCCCTCCATAACCCATGTCcccccctcagcccctgccGAGAGCAGCTGCTCGGACGAGTTTGCCCTGGACTGCACCTTCGCTGCCTGCGACCCTGAGCGAACAGGTAGCCAAACCCCCTGGGGCTATGGTGGCCACAGCCACTCTCCTCCGGGAGTCACCACCAACGTCCGTGACCCCTCCACCCGGCCCAGGGATGGTGCAGCCGCAGCGGGTGGTCGAGTATGTGGCAGCGATGACGGGGCACAGTGGGCACGATGGGCGGCTGCGGGCACTGCAGCAGGCGCTGGACCCTGCGGCCGCAGGCACGGCGCTGGACTGGACCCGATTCCGCACTGCCATGGGCGCCTGGATCGCAGCGTGCCGGCAGGACGGGTCAGTGCTGAGAGATGGGGCAGCGCCTGAGGCCAGCTGGACCACTCAGTTGTGCTGACCCGTGGCTCCGTCCACGCAGGGCCGAGGAGCAGGATGTGGCGACTGGTGACGCTGGACCAGCACCAGTGGGTGGGTGTTGGCACAGGAAAGGGGAGTCAGGATGGCCCCAATGGGGACGCAAACACAGCCCACTGTGTCCCGTCCCGCAGAGGACGACGGACATGTGTCCCCAGCAGCCGCCCAGCTCCAGGGTGACAACATGGATGTCACCACCCCGTAAGTGCCTGCTGCGGGGACACCCCGCCATCCCTGGCCATGCTCCTGGGAGCACTTAGGGACCCGTGGGACTCCCCAGCAGTGCCGAGACCGCGGGGCTGCGGAGCCGTGCCCGGCAACTGGCAGCCCAGAATGCCAAACTGCAGCGGGATGCTGAGCTGGCCGAGGAGCTCAACACCCGCCTGGCTGAGGAGATtgcacagctccaggcacagctgcgAAGGTGCTTCTAAGGGCTCCCGGGCATGGGGTCTGGATCAGCATCCTGGGAATGCTGAAATGCCATTTGGCTCCAGCAGTAGCCggcaggcactggagcaggccAGGGTGGCTATCGAGGAGCTGGATGATATGAAGGCCACAGtgaagcagctggaggaggagaacaCAGAGCTCCGGCGACAGGCACGGCATGCGGTGAGAGGCTTAGCTGAGGTGCTCTGTGGTGTCACACGTGGTGTCACACAGTGCCCCCTCACAGCCAtgccctccctgcccttcccaggagaagcagcagtaTAGCCTGGGCTCGCAAGCCGAGGCTCTACAGGAGGAGGTGagcctggcactgggagctACCCTGGCGGGTCAGTGGCACAGGGAACCTCAGCCCTGTTTCACCCCTGGCAGAACCAGCAGCTCCTTGCCGAGGGCCAGGGACTGCGGGAGCAGATCCAGGCGCAGGCAGCCCGGATGGCCAGCCTGGAGGTGAGCGGTGGCACAGTGGCCATGGTGGGCGGTGCTGGGGGCTGTGTTAGTGATGAGGAgttcctgtccccatccctctgcccaggcccagctctgccatggcaCTGCCCTGCTGTCTGCCCGGGACACAGCCCTTGCCCAGGTGAGCGCTGCTCAGTGACACTGCCACCACCTCAGCTGCCACTGAGgccacccccagccctctcccACAGCCTCTCATGTCCAGGCCCTGTCCCACAGGCAGGGCAGCGGATGCAGGAGCTAACAGCAGCACTGGAGGAGTACGAGCGGGTGGTGCAGGTACGGCAGGTCCGGCCTCGGTATGAGCCTAGACAGCAGCCACTGAGCTCCTGGGCCACAGCAAAGCCACATAGTGGCCACCCTCTCTGTGGGGGTCAAGGGCACAGGGTGACAACCCCCTTCTTCCCCCAGGAACTGCGTCTGGAGACAGCGCGGCTGCGGCAGCAGCTGGGCCGGATGCGGGACGCATGGGCCATGTACGGGGGGGATGCGTGGGCGGGGGACATCCTCAGGAGGCTCCAGAGTCCTCACCTCGGCATCCTcaccctcctctccccaccACAGGCGCCCGTGGTGCCCACGCAGCCAGCTGGACATCCAGGCCACAGTGGCAGTGAGTCAGGTAATGGTGGGGTCAGGGGAGACCCTGCAGGGTCCCCTCAGCCACTGACCCAGAGGCTCTGCCCAGGTGACAGGagacaaggaggaggaggacacgGGGATGGTGCTGTCCAGAGGAGGAGGCCTGGCGGGGAGCAgtgaggaggtggctgaggtggTGGCCCCACAGGCACTGTTGTCACCATGGACACCACTGTCACCATGGGCTCTGGcgctgctggcgctgctggcCCTGTTCTACCTCCTGCCACACCAGTGGCCCCAACCCCAGCTGCGCTACCGGGGCCCCCCACCCCTGTGAGACCCCCAGTAAAGACCAGTTGGGCACTGCTGCATCCATCCCACTCTGTACCAGTTCCCCCAAACGCTCGTCCCAGTCCACCTAGTTCCT
Coding sequences within:
- the KASH5 gene encoding protein KASH5 isoform X6; protein product: MAAEGPCAPGAVIPLPAPAESSCSDEFALDCTFAACDPERTGMVQPQRVVEYVAAMTGHSGHDGRLRALQQALDPAAAGTALDWTRFRTAMGAWIAACRQDGAEEQDVATGDAGPAPVEDDGHVSPAAAQLQGDNMDVTTPSAETAGLRSRARQLAAQNAKLQRDAELAEELNTRLAEEIAQLQAQLRSSRQALEQARVAIEELDDMKATVKQLEEENTELRRQARHAEKQQYSLGSQAEALQEENQQLLAEGQGLREQIQAQAARMASLEVSGGTVAMVGGAGGCVSDEEFLSPSLCPGPALPWHCPAVCPGHSPCPGPVPQAGQRMQELTAALEEYERVVQELRLETARLRQQLGRMRDAWAMRPWCPRSQLDIQATVAVSQVTGDKEEEDTGMVLSRGGGLAGSSEEVAEVVAPQALLSPWTPLSPWALALLALLALFYLLPHQWPQPQLRYRGPPPL
- the CD37 gene encoding leukocyte antigen CD37 isoform X10, with protein sequence MSPKSCLGCTKWFLFLLNLLFFFLGIFLLAFSFWLLFDRQSFATVLGSPLVSLRVWSYAFSGVGIATMLLGFLGCLGALKEVKVMLGLLATKVAVYTEELIRGYPAQGPPGDTHESWDAVQQQLGCCGWKGPQDWDHHDDATRDRDGAIACSCLRAHNSTHKTPSMFPHGRCPMAALQDIFPRLSPQGCKERVQTWLAGNLVTIVGVCIGIGLGELFLLMLSMFLVRNLDSHYEKLLRGL
- the CD37 gene encoding leukocyte antigen CD37 isoform X2, whose translation is MSPKSCLGCTKWFLFLLNLLFFFLGIFLLAFSFWLLFDRQSFATVLGSPLVSLRVWSYAFSGVGIATMLLGFLGCLGALKEVKVMLGLYFGLLLLLFTAQITVAIIVYTQRTTLATKVAVYTEELIRGYPAQGPPGDTHESWDAVQQQVRFPKRTPKPPHGHHTGPLPPQLGCCGWKGPQDWDHHDDATRDRDGAIACSCLRAHNSTHKTPSMFPHGRCPMAALQDIFPRGCKERVQTWLAGNLVTIVGVCIGIGLGELFLLMLSMFLVRNLDSHYEKLLRGL
- the CD37 gene encoding leukocyte antigen CD37 isoform X1, which codes for MSPKSCLGCTKWFLFLLNLLFFFLGIFLLAFSFWLLFDRQSFATVLGSPLVSLRVWSYAFSGVGIATMLLGFLGCLGALKEVKVMLGLYFGLLLLLFTAQITVAIIVYTQRTTLATKVAVYTEELIRGYPAQGPPGDTHESWDAVQQQVRFPKRTPKPPHGHHTGPLPPQLGCCGWKGPQDWDHHDDATRDRDGAIACSCLRAHNSTHKTPSMFPHGRCPMAALQDIFPRLSPQGCKERVQTWLAGNLVTIVGVCIGIGLGELFLLMLSMFLVRNLDSHYEKLLRGL
- the KASH5 gene encoding protein KASH5 isoform X3 is translated as MAAEGPCAPGAVIPLPAPAESSCSDEFALDCTFAACDPERTGMVQPQRVVEYVAAMTGHSGHDGRLRALQQALDPAAAGTALDWTRFRTAMGAWIAACRQDGAEEQDVATGDAGPAPVGGCWHRKGESGWPQWGRKHSPLCPVPQRTTDMCPQQPPSSRVTTWMSPPPVPRPRGCGAVPGNWQPRMPNCSGMLSWPRSSTPAWLRRLHSSRHSCEGASKGSRAWGLDQHPGNAEMPFGSSSSRQALEQARVAIEELDDMKATVKQLEEENTELRRQARHAEKQQYSLGSQAEALQEENQQLLAEGQGLREQIQAQAARMASLEAQLCHGTALLSARDTALAQAGQRMQELTAALEEYERVVQELRLETARLRQQLGRMRDAWAMRPWCPRSQLDIQATVAVSQVTGDKEEEDTGMVLSRGGGLAGSSEEVAEVVAPQALLSPWTPLSPWALALLALLALFYLLPHQWPQPQLRYRGPPPL
- the CD37 gene encoding leukocyte antigen CD37 isoform X7, whose product is MSPKSCLGCTKWFLFLLNLLFFFLGIFLLAFSFWLLFDRQSFATVLGSPLVSLRVWSYAFSGVGIATMLLGFLGCLGALKEVKVMLGLLATKVAVYTEELIRGYPAQGPPGDTHESWDAVQQQVRFPKRTPKPPHGHHTGPLPPQLGCCGWKGPQDWDHHDDATRDRDGAIACSCLRAHNSTHKTPSMFPHGRCPMAALQDIFPRLSPQGCKERVQTWLAGNLVTIVGVCIGIGLGELFLLMLSMFLVRNLDSHYEKLLRGL
- the KASH5 gene encoding protein KASH5 isoform X11, translating into MAAEGPCAPGAVIPLPAPAESSCSDEFALDCTFAACDPERTGMVQPQRVVEYVAAMTGHSGHDGRLRALQQALDPAAAGTALDWTRFRTAMGAWIAACRQDGAEEQDVATGDAGPAPVGGCWHRKGESGWPQWGRKHSPLCPVPQRTTDMCPQQPPSSRVTTWMSPPPVPRPRGCGAVPGNWQPRMPNCSGMLSWPRSSTPAWLRRLHSSRHSCEGASKGSRAWGLDQHPGNAEMPFGSSSSRQALEQARVAIEELDDMKATVKQLEEENTELRRQARHAEKQQYSLGSQAEALQEENQQLLAEGQGLREQIQAQAARMASLEAQLCHGTALLSARDTALAQAGQRMQELTAALEEYERVVQAPVVPTQPAGHPGHSGSESGNGGVRGDPAGSPQPLTQRLCPGDRRQGGGGHGDGAVQRRRPGGEQ
- the KASH5 gene encoding protein KASH5 isoform X7: MAAEGPCAPGAVIPLPAPAESSCSDEFALDCTFAACDPERTGMVQPQRVVEYVAAMTGHSGHDGRLRALQQALDPAAAGTALDWTRFRTAMGAWIAACRQDGAEEQDVATGDAGPAPVEDDGHVSPAAAQLQGDNMDVTTPAETAGLRSRARQLAAQNAKLQRDAELAEELNTRLAEEIAQLQAQLRSSSRQALEQARVAIEELDDMKATVKQLEEENTELRRQARHAEKQQYSLGSQAEALQEENQQLLAEGQGLREQIQAQAARMASLEVSGGTVAMVGGAGGCVSDEEFLSPSLCPGPALPWHCPAVCPGHSPCPGPVPQAGQRMQELTAALEEYERVVQELRLETARLRQQLGRMRDAWAMRPWCPRSQLDIQATVAVSQVTGDKEEEDTGMVLSRGGGLAGSSEEVAEVVAPQALLSPWTPLSPWALALLALLALFYLLPHQWPQPQLRYRGPPPL
- the KASH5 gene encoding protein KASH5 isoform X12; this encodes MAAEGPCAPGAVIPLPAPAESSCSDEFALDCTFAACDPERTGMVQPQRVVEYVAAMTGHSGHDGRLRALQQALDPAAAGTALDWTRFRTAMGAWIAACRQDGAEEQDVATGDAGPAPVGGCWHRKGESGWPQWGRKHSPLCPVPQRTTDMCPQQPPSSRVTTWMSPPPVPRPRGCGAVPGNWQPRMPNCSGMLSWPRSSTPAWLRRLHSSRHSCEGASKGSRAWGLDQHPGNAEMPFGSSSSRQALEQARVAIEELDDMKATVKQLEEENTELRRQARHAEKQQYSLGSQAEALQEEVSLALGATLAGQWHREPQPCFTPGRTSSSLPRARDCGSRSRRRQPGWPAWRPSSAMALPCCLPGTQPLPRPCPTGRAADAGANSSTGGVRAGGAGARGAHAASWTSRPQWQ
- the KASH5 gene encoding protein KASH5 isoform X10; translation: MAAEGPCAPGAVIPLPAPAESSCSDEFALDCTFAACDPERTGMVQPQRVVEYVAAMTGHSGHDGRLRALQQALDPAAAGTALDWTRFRTAMGAWIAACRQDGAEEQDVATGDAGPAPVGGCWHRKGESGWPQWGRKHSPLCPVPQRTTDMCPQQPPSSRVTTWMSPPPVPRPRGCGAVPGNWQPRMPNCSGMLSWPRSSTPAWLRRLHSSRHSCEGASKGSRAWGLDQHPGNAEMPFGSSSSRQALEQARVAIEELDDMKATVKQLEEENTELRRQARHAEKQQYSLGSQAEALQEENQQLLAEGQGLREQIQAQAARMASLEVSGGTVAMVGGAGGCVSDEEFLSPSLCPGPALPWHCPAVCPGHSPCPGPVPQAGQRMQELTAALEEYERVVQAPVVPTQPAGHPGHSGSESGDRRQGGGGHGDGAVQRRRPGGEQ
- the KASH5 gene encoding protein KASH5 isoform X9 is translated as MAAEGPCAPGAVIPLPAPAESSCSDEFALDCTFAACDPERTGMVQPQRVVEYVAAMTGHSGHDGRLRALQQALDPAAAGTALDWTRFRTAMGAWIAACRQDGAEEQDVATGDAGPAPVGGCWHRKGESGWPQWGRKHSPLCPVPQRTTDMCPQQPPSSRVTTWMSPPPVPRPRGCGAVPGNWQPRMPNCSGMLSWPRSSTPAWLRRLHSSRHSCEGASKGSRAWGLDQHPGNAEMPFGSSSSRQALEQARVAIEELDDMKATVKQLEEENTELRRQARHAEKQQYSLGSQAEALQEEVSLALGATLAGQWHREPQPCFTPGRTSSSLPRARDCGSRSRRRQPGWPAWRPSSAMALPCCLPGTQPLPRPCPTGRAADAGANSSTGGVRAGGAGTASGDSAAAAAAGPDAGRMGHAPVVPTQPAGHPGHSGSESGDRRQGGGGHGDGAVQRRRPGGEQ
- the CD37 gene encoding leukocyte antigen CD37 isoform X5 codes for the protein MSPKSCLGCTKWFLFLLNLLFFFLGIFLLAFSFWLLFDRQSFATVLGSPLVSLRVWSYAFSGVGIATMLLGFLGCLGALKEVKITVAIIVYTQRTTLATKVAVYTEELIRGYPAQGPPGDTHESWDAVQQQVRFPKRTPKPPHGHHTGPLPPQLGCCGWKGPQDWDHHDDATRDRDGAIACSCLRAHNSTHKTPSMFPHGRCPMAALQDIFPRLSPQGCKERVQTWLAGNLVTIVGVCIGIGLGELFLLMLSMFLVRNLDSHYEKLLRGL
- the CD37 gene encoding leukocyte antigen CD37 isoform X8, which gives rise to MSPKSCLGCTKWFLFLLNLLFFFLGIFLLAFSFWLLFDRQSFATVLGSPLVSLRVWSYAFSGVGIATMLLGFLGCLGALKEVKVMLGLYFGLLLLLFTAQITVAIIVYTQRTTLATKVAVYTEELIRGYPAQGPPGDTHESWDAVQQQLGCCGWKGPQDWDHHDDATRDRDGAIACSCLRAHNSTHKTPSMFPHGRCPMAALQDIFPRGCKERVQTWLAGNLVTIVGVCIGIGLGELFLLMLSMFLVRNLDSHYEKLLRGL
- the CD37 gene encoding leukocyte antigen CD37 isoform X9, whose product is MSPKSCLGCTKWFLFLLNLLFFFLGIFLLAFSFWLLFDRQSFATVLGSPLVSLRVWSYAFSGVGIATMLLGFLGCLGALKEVKVMLGLYFGLLLLLFTAQITVAIIVYTQRTTLATKVAVYTEELIRGYPAQGPPGDTHESWDAVQQQVRFPKRTPKPPHGHHTGPLPPQLGCCGWKGPQDWDHHDDATRDRDGAIACSCLRAHNSTHKTPSMFPHGRCPMAALQDIFPRLFLLMLSMFLVRNLDSHYEKLLRGL
- the KASH5 gene encoding protein KASH5 isoform X1, which codes for MAAEGPCAPGAVIPLPAPAESSCSDEFALDCTFAACDPERTGMVQPQRVVEYVAAMTGHSGHDGRLRALQQALDPAAAGTALDWTRFRTAMGAWIAACRQDGAEEQDVATGDAGPAPVGGCWHRKGESGWPQWGRKHSPLCPVPQRTTDMCPQQPPSSRVTTWMSPPPVPRPRGCGAVPGNWQPRMPNCSGMLSWPRSSTPAWLRRLHSSRHSCEGASKGSRAWGLDQHPGNAEMPFGSSSSRQALEQARVAIEELDDMKATVKQLEEENTELRRQARHAEKQQYSLGSQAEALQEENQQLLAEGQGLREQIQAQAARMASLEVSGGTVAMVGGAGGCVSDEEFLSPSLCPGPALPWHCPAVCPGHSPCPGPVPQAGQRMQELTAALEEYERVVQELRLETARLRQQLGRMRDAWAMRPWCPRSQLDIQATVAVSQVTGDKEEEDTGMVLSRGGGLAGSSEEVAEVVAPQALLSPWTPLSPWALALLALLALFYLLPHQWPQPQLRYRGPPPL
- the CD37 gene encoding leukocyte antigen CD37 isoform X4 codes for the protein MSPKSCLGCTKWFLFLLNLLFFFLGIFLLAFSFWLLFDRQSFATVLGSPLVSLRVWSYAFSGVGIATMLLGFLGCLGALKEVKVMLGLITVAIIVYTQRTTLATKVAVYTEELIRGYPAQGPPGDTHESWDAVQQQVRFPKRTPKPPHGHHTGPLPPQLGCCGWKGPQDWDHHDDATRDRDGAIACSCLRAHNSTHKTPSMFPHGRCPMAALQDIFPRLSPQGCKERVQTWLAGNLVTIVGVCIGIGLGELFLLMLSMFLVRNLDSHYEKLLRGL
- the CD37 gene encoding leukocyte antigen CD37 isoform X11, yielding MLLGFLGCLGALKEVKVMLGLYFGLLLLLFTAQITVAIIVYTQRTTLATKVAVYTEELIRGYPAQGPPGDTHESWDAVQQQVRFPKRTPKPPHGHHTGPLPPQLGCCGWKGPQDWDHHDDATRDRDGAIACSCLRAHNSTHKTPSMFPHGRCPMAALQDIFPRLSPQGCKERVQTWLAGNLVTIVGVCIGIGLGELFLLMLSMFLVRNLDSHYEKLLRGL
- the CD37 gene encoding leukocyte antigen CD37 isoform X6; the protein is MSPKSCLGCTKWFLFLLNLLFFFLGIFLLAFSFWLLFDRQSFATVLGSPLVSLRVWSYAFSGVGIATMLLGFLGCLGALKEVKVMLGLYFGLLLLLFTAQITVAIIVYTQRTTLATKVAVYTEELIRGYPAQGPPGDTHESWDAVQQQLGCCGWKGPQDWDHHDDATRDRDGAIACSCLRAHNSTHKTPSMFPHGRCPMAALQDIFPRLSPQGCKERVQTWLAGNLVTIVGVCIGIGLGELFLLMLSMFLVRNLDSHYEKLLRGL
- the KASH5 gene encoding protein KASH5 isoform X4, giving the protein MAAEGPCAPGAVIPLPAPAESSCSDEFALDCTFAACDPERTGMVQPQRVVEYVAAMTGHSGHDGRLRALQQALDPAAAGTALDWTRFRTAMGAWIAACRQDGAEEQDVATGDAGPAPVGGCWHRKGESGWPQWGRKHSPLCPVPQRTTDMCPQQPPSSRVTTWMSPPPVPRPRGCGAVPGNWQPRMPNCSGMLSWPRSSTPAWLRRLHSSRHSCEGASKGSRAWGLDQHPGNAEMPFGSSSSRQALEQARVAIEELDDMKATVKQLEEENTELRRQARHAEKQQYSLGSQAEALQEEVSLALGATLAGQWHREPQPCFTPGRTSSSLPRARDCGSRSRRRQPGWPAWRPSSAMALPCCLPGTQPLPRPCPTGRAADAGANSSTGGVRAGGAGTASGDSAAAAAAGPDAGRMGHAPVVPTQPAGHPGHSGSESGNGGVRGDPAGSPQPLTQRLCPGDRRQGGGGHGDGAVQRRRPGGEQ
- the KASH5 gene encoding protein KASH5 isoform X5, encoding MAAEGPCAPGAVIPLPAPAESSCSDEFALDCTFAACDPERTGMVQPQRVVEYVAAMTGHSGHDGRLRALQQALDPAAAGTALDWTRFRTAMGAWIAACRQDGAEEQDVATGDAGPAPVEDDGHVSPAAAQLQGDNMDVTTPSAETAGLRSRARQLAAQNAKLQRDAELAEELNTRLAEEIAQLQAQLRSSSRQALEQARVAIEELDDMKATVKQLEEENTELRRQARHAEKQQYSLGSQAEALQEENQQLLAEGQGLREQIQAQAARMASLEVSGGTVAMVGGAGGCVSDEEFLSPSLCPGPALPWHCPAVCPGHSPCPGPVPQAGQRMQELTAALEEYERVVQELRLETARLRQQLGRMRDAWAMRPWCPRSQLDIQATVAVSQVTGDKEEEDTGMVLSRGGGLAGSSEEVAEVVAPQALLSPWTPLSPWALALLALLALFYLLPHQWPQPQLRYRGPPPL
- the KASH5 gene encoding protein KASH5 isoform X8, which gives rise to MAAEGPCAPGAVIPLPAPAESSCSDEFALDCTFAACDPERTGMVQPQRVVEYVAAMTGHSGHDGRLRALQQALDPAAAGTALDWTRFRTAMGAWIAACRQDGAEEQDVATGDAGPAPVGGCWHRKGESGWPQWGRKHSPLCPVPQRTTDMCPQQPPSSRVTTWMSPPPVPRPRGCGAVPGNWQPRMPNCSGMLSWPRSSTPAWLRRLHSSRHSCEGASKGSRAWGLDQHPGNAEMPFGSSSSRQALEQARVAIEELDDMKATVKQLEEENTELRRQARHAEKQQYSLGSQAEALQEENQQLLAEGQGLREQIQAQAARMASLEVSGGTVAMVGGAGGCVSDEEFLSPSLCPGPALPWHCPAVCPGHSPCPGPVPQAGQRMQELTAALEEYERVVQAPVVPTQPAGHPGHSGSESGNGGVRGDPAGSPQPLTQRLCPGDRRQGGGGHGDGAVQRRRPGGEQ
- the CD37 gene encoding leukocyte antigen CD37 isoform X3, encoding MSPKSCLGCTKWFLFLLNLLFFFLGIFLLAFSFWLLFDRQSFATVLGSPLVSLRVWSYAFSGVGIATMLLGFLGCLGALKEVKYFGLLLLLFTAQITVAIIVYTQRTTLATKVAVYTEELIRGYPAQGPPGDTHESWDAVQQQVRFPKRTPKPPHGHHTGPLPPQLGCCGWKGPQDWDHHDDATRDRDGAIACSCLRAHNSTHKTPSMFPHGRCPMAALQDIFPRLSPQGCKERVQTWLAGNLVTIVGVCIGIGLGELFLLMLSMFLVRNLDSHYEKLLRGL
- the KASH5 gene encoding protein KASH5 isoform X2, with translation MAAEGPCAPGAVIPLPAPAESSCSDEFALDCTFAACDPERTGMVQPQRVVEYVAAMTGHSGHDGRLRALQQALDPAAAGTALDWTRFRTAMGAWIAACRQDGAEEQDVATGDAGPAPVGGCWHRKGESGWPQWGRKHSPLCPVPQRTTDMCPQQPPSSRVTTWMSPPLPRPRGCGAVPGNWQPRMPNCSGMLSWPRSSTPAWLRRLHSSRHSCEGASKGSRAWGLDQHPGNAEMPFGSSSSRQALEQARVAIEELDDMKATVKQLEEENTELRRQARHAEKQQYSLGSQAEALQEENQQLLAEGQGLREQIQAQAARMASLEVSGGTVAMVGGAGGCVSDEEFLSPSLCPGPALPWHCPAVCPGHSPCPGPVPQAGQRMQELTAALEEYERVVQELRLETARLRQQLGRMRDAWAMRPWCPRSQLDIQATVAVSQVTGDKEEEDTGMVLSRGGGLAGSSEEVAEVVAPQALLSPWTPLSPWALALLALLALFYLLPHQWPQPQLRYRGPPPL